Proteins encoded together in one Porites lutea chromosome 2, jaPorLute2.1, whole genome shotgun sequence window:
- the LOC140925923 gene encoding contactin-associated protein-like 2: protein MNLRKNIKLLLIFLAVASMRLHASQVKLRGRQFMTYKLKSGENSRQTVVKLRFQTIHPNGLFLYSKGAKTDEYLQLDLFQGQVRYQAYIGGIHKHGKVKILDANKELNDGEWHNVTLVQRGRTAILEVDKLRSSKIVQTDYQDLHLDGNIFIGGMRSSDYKIHRPESRNFSGCIEDLTFRGANLIRKAETKRPEVSVYGNVAFKCEELDYRVVTLPIPNTGFRVTVRKLHADNDTFSTSFYFRTYIKEGLLLSRSAIKVKLNLRLSHGTLIYNLMAPNGSRTTLKLGSELDDGEWHKVNARVRGQEVRLQLDDKIRTEPLNQSRPLMLDFANKARLKIFLGAFEERDFPGFVGCVYNLQIDSHRIKVNNLKKRGKHTNINLRNTCRLQNRCQPNPCKNRGICTQTWDRFYCNCKYTVFEGERCDISIYKATCEYYKAMGLKKSALCLLDSVGGGTPYTAYCNLTRDAAKTTIRHDKMTKTRVGDGIMKGSDYLHEITYSISMEQIEQLIRKSRKCRQHVRFHCFFSKLLNSPNGPPHASWLSRDSGRQNYWGGAEPGSEKCACGMDVPPTCKSPSKFCHCDNKAKEWQVDEGYLTDKNTLPVTALEFNAKSEGSDFTVGPLECWGRLDKHKISMIQPQQSGMATDNPLERGCPTDPKHTEPINITTSLTSNNKVSKPKTCPTDDGNFYDAYTTSPTSTPNVTMATTYPKTFEKEIQTSPWPKEFTVDNRTGELVIVIAVVMISGALVVIVLLSMKLGLHRALFRKFDIIFSMAKVQSV from the exons ATGAAtctaagaaaaaatataaagttATTATTGATTTTCCTCGCCGTTGCCTCGATGAGATTACACGCTTCTCAAGTGAAACTAAGAGGCCGACAATTTATGACTTACAAACTAAAATCTGGTGAAAACTCCAGACAGACTGTTGTTAAATTGCGATTCCAAACCATTCATCCAAACGGTCTATTTTTGTATTCCAAAGGAGCTAAAACTGATGAGTACCTTCAGCTTGACCTCTTTCAGGGACAAGTGCG TTATCAAGCATATATTGGAGGCATCCACAAACATGGAAAGGTGAAAATATTAGACGCAAATAAGGAGTTGAACGACGGCGAATGGCACAATGTCACCTTAGTACAACGTGGAAGAACTGCTATTCTTGAGGTGGATAAGTTGCGAAGCTCAAAAATCGTTCAAACAGACTACCAAGATCTTCACCTCGATGGCAACATTTTCATTGGTGGAATGAGGTCTTCCGACTATAAGATCCACCGTCCTGAGAGCCGTAATTTTAGCGGGTGCATTGAAGACCTTACATTCCGTGGTGCAAACCTGATCAGAAAGGCTGAAACCAAACGTCCAGAGGTCAGTGTGTACGGGAATGTGGCATTTAAGTGCGAGGAACTCGATTATAGGGTAGTAACACTTCCGATTCCGAACACAGGCTTTCGAGTGACTGTACGTAAGTTACACGCAGACAACGACACATTTTCAACGAGTTTTTACTTTCGTACATACATCAAAGAAGGCCTTCTGTTGTCGCGAAGCGCGATTAAGGTGAAGTTAAATTTGCGATTGTCACATGGCACTTTGATTTATAATCTTATGGCTCCAAACGGATCAAGGACAACATTAAAACTGGGTTCTGAACTTGACGATGGAGAATGGCATAAAGTCAACGCTAGAGTCAGAGGGCAAGAAGTTCGCTTGCAACTCGACGACAAAATCCGAACAGAACCTTTGAACCAATCACGGCCTTTAATGCTGGACTTCGCAAATAAAGCTCGCCTGAAAATATTTCTTGGTGCCTTTGAAGAGAGAGATTTTCCCGGTTTCGTTGGGTGCGTTTACAATTTGCAGATAGACAGTCATAGGATTAAAGTGAATAATCTCAAGAAACGCGGCAAACACACTAATATAAATTTGCGAAACACTTGCCGCTTACAGAATCGCTGCCAGCCGAATCCGTGTAAAAACCGAGGCATATGTACACAGACTTGGGACAGGTTTTACTGTAATTGTAAATACACCGTATTTGAAGGGGAACGATGCGATATTTCCATTTACAAGGCCACATGCGAATATTACAAAGCCATGGGGTTAAAGAAAAGTGCTTTGTGTTTGCTTGACTCAGTAGGTGGTGGAACGCCATATACAGCATATTGTAATTTAACCCGGGATGCCGCAAAAACGACAATACGTCACGATAAAATGACTAAAACGAGAGTAGGAGATGGGATTATGAAAGGATCTGATTATCTTCATGAAATAACGTACTCCATTAGCATGGAACAAATTGAACAATTAATTAGGAAAAGCAGGAAATGTCGCCAACATGTTAGGTTTCATTGCTTCTTTTCTAAGCTTCTAAATTCTCCCAATGGGCCTCCTCACGCCTCGTGGCTGTCACGTGACTCGGGGAGACAAAACTATTGGGGCGGAGCAGAACCCGGAAGTGAAAAATGCGCATGCGGAATGGATGTCCCGCCAACTTGTAAGAGTCCCTCTAAATTTTGCCACTGTGACAACAAGGCCAAAGAATGGCAAGTGGATGAAGGATATTTGACAGATAAAAACACTCTTCCCGTCACTGCTCTGGAATTTAACGCCAAAAGCGAGGGATCTGACTTCACAGTAGGTCCACTGGAATGTTGGGGACGATTAGATAAACATAAAATTTCGATGATACAACCCCAGCAGAGTGGAATGGCGACTGATAATCCATTAGAGAGAGGTTGTCCGACAGATCCGAAACATACGGAACCGATCAACATCACGACTTCTCTTACCTCCAACAATAAAGTTTCCAAACCGAAAACTTGTCCAACAGATGACGGCAATTTCTATGACGCGTACACAACATCCCCAACCTCCACGCCAAATGTCACCATGGCAACTACCTATCCTAAAacgtttgaaaaagaaatacaaacCTCACCATGGCCAAAGGAATTCACTGTGGATAACAGAACCGGAGAATTGGTTATAGTTATCGCTGTCGTGATGATTTCCGGCGCCTTAGTAGTTATTGTTCTATTATCCATGAAATTAGGTCTCCATCGAGCCTTGTTTAGAAAGTTTGATATAATTTTTTCTATGGCAAAGGTACAGAGTGTCTGA